In the Ranitomeya imitator isolate aRanImi1 chromosome 2, aRanImi1.pri, whole genome shotgun sequence genome, tagagaagtacttcttatagttataaaactgtgatccagagcctgaaggtttgacgatccgtatgtgctttccatcaactgctccaacacaatttggaaactggcaaatttgatgaaaattttgggcgatctccagccacctctcctgtgatggctctgggatgtattccacttgtaggcactcccacaatgcccggcaggtatctctgatgatccccgagatggtggatatcccaagtcgatactgaaaatggagggatgagaacgactctccagttgcaaggaatctgttaacaaaacgaaaagataataattaataaaaaaattcaaaaaacaacattacagttataagtctgatgaatgagaatcatttaaaaaaaaaaattacttaccgaatagtcaccatgagacgctctgctggtgatattgagaatcgcatctgggtgtctcgtctacgtatacagtcttccacatagcctaataaaaactcgaaattttcagctctcatcctcacataattgaagaacttttgagggttttcccttagttccatgtaaagcgtggaataaacaccacgggtcatacgttgtgctgtgatgggatggatccacagccttctcttccgccgctgccgtaggatgcgcagtctttgttcctccctctctcgaacgctgactgccaactgatttgcctcaaaagtaaaatccgcatagatctttgcaatgttcgccaggactccttccatttctgccactttctctacaacctttcaaagatgtggtgtaaatacacgctatatatagttttgcagtagtatccagtagccaatcacattgaaatcctccccttttaaaaaacggatccgtcaaaaaacggttacaacggatgtaaaaacggtcgcaacggttctaacggatccgtttttaaaacggatcggggcagctgatccgtcaaaaaaacggatccgttagaaccgtttttccaccaaatttgacggatccgtcgatccgccacgatgtcggacctaactgacgccacacaactgaagtgtgaaagaacacTAAGTGAAACCTTCCAGATCCGTAAACATGAAGAAGAATGGAAAGGTGCTGCACAGGAAAGCTCACAGAAAACAACTGGAGCTTACCAGACAAGGTAAACAGCCGAGGAGCTGGAGCTCCAAACACCAATTTACATGGACGTATAGGCAGCAAGTGACATCAGTGAAAGGTGAACATATAAAGCCCATCCGAAAATATGATAGGATAGAGACAaaagggaaaatggaaaacacctgaGAGAATCAAACCAAGAAAGGAAAACCAAGACAAAGGAAACTATAAGGATTTGGCCAGAGATGAAAAGGACTGTAGTTTAGCAGAGAGGGAAACCAACCCTGGAGAAAAAGTTCCCCGGATCAAATCCTGAAACC is a window encoding:
- the LOC138662096 gene encoding uncharacterized protein, with the protein product MEGVLANIAKIYADFTFEANQLAVSVREREEQRLRILRQRRKRRLWIHPITAQRMTRGVYSTLYMELRENPQKFFNYVRMRAENFEFLLGYVEDCIRRRDTQMRFSISPAERLMVTIRFLATGESFSSLHFQYRLGISTISGIIRDTCRALWECLQVEYIPEPSQERWLEIAQNFHQICQFPNCVGAVDGKHIRIVKPSGSGSQFYNYKKYFSIVLMAIADAQCKFIAVDIGAYGRANDSQIFKNSPMGRRLYGETFDFPPPRPLPGTTSPPLPFVCVGDDAFQLSPHLLKPFGSSGLTQRKKIYNYRLTRARRVVECAFGILTAKWRVLLTAIKLQTETVDDVVKACVVLHNFVLSKEQVSLEDNVSESTLRDYQNPTFRSPVAVSRMRDSFADYFMSPAGSVDWQYEMV